The window TTCTTGTAGTACTCATAAAAACAGTATAACATAATAGTAGGCATAAAACAAATTCTATTGACAACTCTACTTTTTTCAAATATAATTCAAAAAATTGGAGAAATTATGTACATCAAAAAACTTATCGGAAAAAAATGTTATCTTGCCCCAATGAGAATTGAAGATGCGGAAAAATACACAGTCTGGGCAAACGATCAGGAAGTGGCTGAATATCTTAACTTTGCTTCTTCGATTATAAGCCTTGAAGCCGAGCGCATTATAATCGACAGAATTTCAAAAGAGCATAATTACGCAATAGTAGATTCCGAAACCGATGAGCTTATAGGAAATATGGGGCTTATGAGTATCAATCATATAAATAGAACGGCTGAGCTCGGTATCTTTATAGGTAACAAGGCCTACTGGTCAAAGGGATACGGTACCGAGGCTATGTGCCTTCTCATAAACTATGCCTATCAAAAACTAAACTTACACAACATAATCTTAAACGTATATTCTTATAATGAAAGAGCTGTTAAGGCTTATGAAAAGGTTGGCTTTAAAAAAGTAGGCGCAAGGAGAGGAGCTCTAATCCGTAACCGTAAAATGCACGACATAATCTTAATGGATATTATCCCTGAAGACTTTTACGCAAAGCATCCTGAGTTTGAACTAGGTTGATTTATAGATTGATTTATCGGAAAACCTTCTTAGAATAAGCGGCTATGAAAAAGCAAAAATTAAGCGGAGCTGAAGGCTTTGAAAGCTATTATCTTTCGATTTTTGGGGAAAGATGGCAGAGCTTAAAAGCCGCCCTTTTAGAAGAAAGAAAACCTGAAGCCTACAGCGAAAACCTCATACAAAACTACTATTTGGATTATGCAAGCATTCAGGCGGCAA of the Treponema denticola ATCC 35405 genome contains:
- a CDS encoding GNAT family N-acetyltransferase, with protein sequence MYIKKLIGKKCYLAPMRIEDAEKYTVWANDQEVAEYLNFASSIISLEAERIIIDRISKEHNYAIVDSETDELIGNMGLMSINHINRTAELGIFIGNKAYWSKGYGTEAMCLLINYAYQKLNLHNIILNVYSYNERAVKAYEKVGFKKVGARRGALIRNRKMHDIILMDIIPEDFYAKHPEFELG